Proteins from one Pseudomonas sp. KBS0710 genomic window:
- a CDS encoding DUF6124 family protein → MKKVVPDPPRNADKDRAAFNRAIDHYLPSKAVQIEDLSFEDALLYTASLLDSASATALNCGDLLASPQRAKILAVWHLLEVAKTTVDRSIECLNPAKTSR, encoded by the coding sequence ATGAAAAAAGTCGTCCCAGACCCACCCCGCAACGCCGACAAAGACCGCGCCGCCTTCAATCGCGCCATCGACCACTACCTGCCCTCCAAGGCCGTTCAAATCGAAGACCTGAGCTTCGAAGACGCCCTGCTCTACACCGCCAGCTTGCTCGACAGCGCTTCAGCGACCGCGCTCAATTGCGGTGATCTGCTGGCCAGTCCCCAGCGGGCGAAGATTCTGGCGGTGTGGCATTTGCTGGAAGTGGCCAAGACCACGGTGGACCGCTCTATCGAGTGCCTGAATCCCGCCAAAACATCGCGCTGA